The Zhihengliuella sp. ISTPL4 genomic interval ACGATCGGCTTCTCCGCGGAACCCCCCGGGTTCAAGACCGGCGTCGACCAGGGCTCGGCCAACCGCCAGCTCATCACCCTCGTCCGTCGCGGTCTGCTCAGCTACGGTCCCGACGGAGACGTCGTCCCCGCTCTCGCCTCGGACTACGAGGTCAGCGAGGACGGACTCACCTACACCTTCACACTGCGGGATGGGCTGGCCTTCTCCACGGGGGACGAGCTGACCTCTGAGGACGTCAAGCGCACGTTCGAGTACCTCGCGGTGCCGGAGAATGGTGCGGCCGATCAGACGTCGTTCGCCAACATCGCCAGCATCGACACCCCCGACGAGACGACCGTCGTGCTCAACCTCGGCGAGCCGCAGACCGCGCTGCCGAAGATCATCGCCAACCCGCTGAACGCGATCGTTCCCGAGGAGTCCGTCGACGCGGACGGCGTGCCGATCGGCGCCGGACCCTTCATGGTGACCGAGTACAAGAAGGGCGTCTCGTACACCCTCGAGGCCGACCCGGCCTACTACGACGCCGACGAGGTCGAGCTCGACGAGATCGAGATGACCTTCATGGCCGATGCGCAGACGCGCGTGAAGGCCCTCGTCAGCGGTCAAGTGCAGTTCATTGACTACGTTCCTGCAGCGGACTACGCGACGCTGGAGAGCGCGAGCGGCGTCACGCTCGACACCGCCCACGGTCTCTACGGAGCGCTGCAGTTCAACCTCACCGAAGGTCCTCTGGCGGTGCCCGAGGTCCGCCAGGCGATCGCCTACGCGCTCGACCTCGAGGCGATCAACGAGGTGGGCACGCTCGGGTACGGCACCTCGAACGGCGGCCTGCCGATCCCCGAGGACAGCGAGTACTACGACGAGGAGCAGGCCACCCACTTCGCGCAGGACGTCGACAAGGCCAAGGAGCTGCTCGCGGAGGGCGGATACCCCGACGGCGGCTTCAGCCTGACGCTGCTCACCAACTCGCAGTACTTCGGTCACAGCGAGCGCGCACAGGTCATCAAGAGCGACCTGGAGGAGATCGGCATCTCGGTCGAGATCGAGACGGGCGACTATGCGAACCAGATCGCCAAGGGCAACAGCGGGTCCTACGACCTGATGATCGGCGGACCCCCCGCGGCGATCAACGACCCGTCCGCCCTGACCGGCGCGTTCATCGGCGGGCCCACCTTCGTCCGCAGCTTCGGCATCGACCAGGACCTGTACGCCGGTCTCCTCGATGAGGGAGCCAAGACCGCGGACGGGCCGGAGCGCGAGGCGATCTACCGAGAGCTCGGAGAGATCTACCTCGAGGACGTGCCCTTCGTGACCTGGGGCCAGGGTGCGGCGGCCTACGCCTACTCGGACAAGCTCGAAGGGTTCGAGATGCTCAGCGGACCGATCGTGTACTCGTCGATGTACAGCCTGGCCGGAGCGCGGCTCACCGACTGAGCCGCGCCGCGGCGGCGCCCCTCTGACTCGAATGGGTTCTCAATGATTCGTTACATACTGCTTCGACTCGGACTGGGTGT includes:
- a CDS encoding ABC transporter substrate-binding protein encodes the protein METLNTRSPRAGRGRGARMLALAGAATMAVTLGLAGCASGSNSGGSGGGTAADQTLTIGFSAEPPGFKTGVDQGSANRQLITLVRRGLLSYGPDGDVVPALASDYEVSEDGLTYTFTLRDGLAFSTGDELTSEDVKRTFEYLAVPENGAADQTSFANIASIDTPDETTVVLNLGEPQTALPKIIANPLNAIVPEESVDADGVPIGAGPFMVTEYKKGVSYTLEADPAYYDADEVELDEIEMTFMADAQTRVKALVSGQVQFIDYVPAADYATLESASGVTLDTAHGLYGALQFNLTEGPLAVPEVRQAIAYALDLEAINEVGTLGYGTSNGGLPIPEDSEYYDEEQATHFAQDVDKAKELLAEGGYPDGGFSLTLLTNSQYFGHSERAQVIKSDLEEIGISVEIETGDYANQIAKGNSGSYDLMIGGPPAAINDPSALTGAFIGGPTFVRSFGIDQDLYAGLLDEGAKTADGPEREAIYRELGEIYLEDVPFVTWGQGAAAYAYSDKLEGFEMLSGPIVYSSMYSLAGARLTD